One genomic region from Lineus longissimus chromosome 6, tnLinLong1.2, whole genome shotgun sequence encodes:
- the LOC135489048 gene encoding histone H2B-like — protein MAPKVSSKGSKKTASKAKAQRSGDKKRRRRRKESYSIYIYKVLKQVHPDTGISSKAMSIMNSFVNDIFERIAAEASRLTHYNKKSTITIREIQTAVRLLLPGELAKHAVSEGTKAVTKYTSSK, from the coding sequence ATGGCACCAAAAGTATCGAGCAAGGGAAGCAAGAAGACAGCCTCTAAGGCCAAGGCCCAGCGATCTGGGGACAAGAagcgaaggaggaggaggaaagaGAGCTACAGCATCTACATCTACAAAGTGCTAAAGCAAGTCCACCCCGACACCGGTATCTCGAGCAAGGCGATGTCGATCATGAACAGTTTCGTGAATGATATCTTTGAGAGAATTGCAGCCGAGGCATCCCGCCTGACTCACTACAACAAGAAGTCGACCATCACGATTCGGGAAATCCAGACAGCTGTCCGTCTTCTGTTGCCAGGAGAGCTCGCTAAGCACGCTGTCAGCGAGGGTACCAAGGCCGTCACCAAGTACACCAGCTCCAAGTAA